A window of Vallitalea longa genomic DNA:
AAAGAAGGTAAGGAAGAAGTTAAAGGTGATAAAGATCTTGAATTCGTGTTAATTACAATGGATTCAATGGATGAGCATTGGTTATCAGTTAAGGCAGGAGCAGAACAAAAAATAGCTGAATTAGAAAGAGTTAATTTAACATTCAGAGCTCCATCTGGAAAAGTAGATCCTAATGAACAGACAAGGATGACTGAAGATGCTATTAATCAAAAAGCAGATGCTATTTTGATTGCTCCATCAGATAAAACAGCATTAGCTCCAGTTATTGACAGGGCTCATGATGCAGGCATTCCTGTTGTAATCATTGATTCACCTGCCGATACAGAAAATTATATTTCATTTTTAGCAACAGATAACTATGCGGCTGGAGCTTTAGCAGCAGATACTTTAGCAGAAAAAATTGGAAGTAAAGGAAAAGTTGCAATCGTTAATGCTCAACCAGGTTCTGGTACTTCAATATCAAGAGAATCAGGATTTACTGATAAGATAAAAGAATCATATTCAGATATTGAAGTCGTATCAATACAATATTGTAATGGGGATAAAACAAAAGCTCTAGATCAAGCTACAGATATTATGACTGCTAATCCTGATTTGGTAGGTTTCTACGGATGTAATGAAGGTTCAACAGTAGGGATATGTAAAGCGGTGGAAGAAGCAGGAAAAGTAGATACAATTAGTATTATTGGTTTTGATAAATCAAGTGATATAATAACAGCAATTGAAAATAATATATTGGATGCATCAATGGTTCAGAGTCCAAATTTAATGGGTTACAAAGGTGTTGAAATGGCATATAACCATATAAAAGGTGAAGAAGTTGAAAAAGAAATCAATACAGGTGTAAAAGTTATAACAGCAGATAATGTAGATACTATAAAATAAAATATTGGAATAATAAGATTATATTAGTAAGGGGCTGTCCTAATACATTTAGTATACAGTAAAGTAAGTATACTTTACTGGAGCTTAGGCCAATAAAAAATGTGTTATTGATGCAGCCCTATAATATTCTATTTAATTATTCAACAATAAAAAGGGTGATTAAATGTATTATATAGGGATAGATATAGGAGGAACTAAAATCTCTGTTACTATATCAGACAATAAATTCAATATAATAGATAAAATTAAGTTTCTAACAGATACATATAAAGAACCAGAAGAAATATTGGATTATATGGTAAAAATAATTAAAGAAATATCTATGAATAATAATATTAATATAGAACAAATAAGTAGTATAGGTATTAGTTGTGGAGGACCTTTAGATAGTAAAAAAGGTATAATCTTATGTCCGCCTAATCTACCCAAATGGAATAATATTAATGTTAAAAAATATTTTGAAACTGCTTTATCGTTGCCAACATATTTATTAAATGATGCAAATGCTTGTTGTGTTGCAGAATGGAAGTTAGGTGTAGGAAAAGGCTATAAAAATATTATATTTTTAACATTCGGTACGGGAATAGGTGCAGGTCTTGTACTTGACAACAAATTATATCTTGGAACTGATGACCAAGCAGGAGAAATCGGACATATTAGAATTGATAAAAACGGACCGCTTGCTTATGGAAAAAAAGGTTCCTTTGAAAGCTATTGCAGTGGAGCAGGAATTAAGAATCTTGCACTTATTGAACTTGTTAAAGGAGAAATAGAATCTTCTAGAGATACATTATTACATAATTACAAAAAAGAAAATATAGATACTGCATTGATTTTTAAGCTGGCAAATAAAAAAGATAATTTTTGTTGCGAAATTATTAATAAAAGTGCTTATAAGTTAGGATTAGGG
This region includes:
- a CDS encoding ABC transporter substrate-binding protein translates to MKKLAQVLVLILIVSSMIGCSAKKEGKEEVKGDKDLEFVLITMDSMDEHWLSVKAGAEQKIAELERVNLTFRAPSGKVDPNEQTRMTEDAINQKADAILIAPSDKTALAPVIDRAHDAGIPVVIIDSPADTENYISFLATDNYAAGALAADTLAEKIGSKGKVAIVNAQPGSGTSISRESGFTDKIKESYSDIEVVSIQYCNGDKTKALDQATDIMTANPDLVGFYGCNEGSTVGICKAVEEAGKVDTISIIGFDKSSDIITAIENNILDASMVQSPNLMGYKGVEMAYNHIKGEEVEKEINTGVKVITADNVDTIK
- a CDS encoding ROK family protein; its protein translation is MYYIGIDIGGTKISVTISDNKFNIIDKIKFLTDTYKEPEEILDYMVKIIKEISMNNNINIEQISSIGISCGGPLDSKKGIILCPPNLPKWNNINVKKYFETALSLPTYLLNDANACCVAEWKLGVGKGYKNIIFLTFGTGIGAGLVLDNKLYLGTDDQAGEIGHIRIDKNGPLAYGKKGSFESYCSGAGIKNLALIELVKGEIESSRDTLLHNYKKENIDTALIFKLANKKDNFCCEIINKSAYKLGLGLSILIDILNPDLIIIGSIYTRAEKYFKSIIDDVIGEEALPINRKTCKIVPASLGENIGDYAALITSTGNY